The Desulfovibrio legallii genome has a window encoding:
- the cobI gene encoding precorrin-2 C(20)-methyltransferase: MTGTLYGLGVGPGAPDLLTLRAVNVLRNVDVILAAASPRNDYSAALETARPHLRPDVRLLRLEFPMTRDAAALRTAWETAARTTRDVLESGADAAFLTIGDPLVYSTFGYLLRTLRTLAPHLPVEIVPGVTSIQAAAARAQVVLCENGETLRLIPGINRQDDLTAALKDADTAVILKAYRNLPAIREALRRTGRLKDCVLASLVERPGEHIRTGLPENDATPPYMSLILSRKPTDAEG, from the coding sequence ATGACCGGAACCCTTTACGGCCTGGGCGTGGGCCCCGGCGCACCGGATTTGCTAACCCTGCGGGCCGTTAACGTGCTGCGCAACGTGGACGTTATTCTGGCCGCGGCCTCGCCGCGCAACGACTATTCCGCCGCGCTGGAAACCGCCCGCCCCCATCTGCGGCCCGACGTGCGCCTGCTGCGGCTGGAATTTCCCATGACCCGCGACGCGGCCGCGTTGCGCACAGCCTGGGAAACCGCCGCCCGCACCACCAGAGACGTGCTGGAAAGCGGCGCGGACGCGGCCTTTCTGACCATCGGCGACCCCCTGGTTTACAGCACTTTCGGCTATCTGCTGCGCACCCTGCGGACGCTGGCCCCGCACCTGCCCGTGGAGATTGTGCCCGGCGTCACCTCCATCCAGGCCGCCGCCGCCCGCGCGCAAGTGGTGCTCTGCGAAAATGGCGAAACCCTGCGCCTCATCCCCGGCATCAACCGCCAGGACGACCTGACGGCGGCCCTCAAGGACGCGGACACGGCGGTGATCCTCAAGGCCTACCGCAACCTGCCAGCCATCCGCGAGGCCCTGCGCCGCACAGGCCGCCTGAAGGACTGTGTGCTGGCCAGCCTGGTGGAACGGCCGGGCGAACACATCCGCACCGGCCTGCCGGAAAATGACGCCACCCCGCCCTACATGTCCCTGATCCTGAGCCGCAAACCCACGGATGCAGAGGGCTGA
- a CDS encoding FecCD family ABC transporter permease yields MTARHTSSVPSAKHRLRWTAFALLTGLWLCSLPLACLPGPAPYAAREVLSALAGALGLGPLPPDSALNLVVGDIRLARVVLAALCGGALAVAGVALQGVLRNPLADPFTLGVSAGAAFGASLAIALGGRLTDFFPALGPHPAALVAPAALAGALLALAGALWLGRGRGGWRKESVVLAGIAVAAFLGALVALVKALNEESVTSIVFWIMGSLQGRGWDSLPLLLATLLPGLLAVGLGWRALDVLALGDEQAAQLGLAVARARFWLLAGASCMTAGCVAVAGVIGFVGLVVPHVLRLLLGGGHGPLLVGAFLGGGVLLVWADVLARCVLDGGQELPVGVVTALLGGPFFALLVRGR; encoded by the coding sequence ATGACCGCACGGCACACATCCTCCGTACCTTCCGCCAAACACCGCCTCCGCTGGACGGCCTTTGCCCTCCTGACGGGCCTCTGGCTTTGTTCCCTGCCCTTGGCCTGCCTGCCGGGGCCCGCCCCCTATGCGGCGCGGGAAGTGCTGTCCGCCTTGGCGGGCGCGCTGGGGCTCGGCCCCTTGCCCCCCGACAGCGCCCTCAACCTGGTGGTGGGCGACATCCGCCTGGCGCGGGTGGTGCTGGCAGCCCTCTGCGGCGGGGCTCTGGCTGTGGCCGGCGTGGCCCTGCAGGGAGTGTTGCGCAATCCCCTGGCCGACCCCTTTACCCTGGGGGTTTCCGCCGGGGCGGCCTTCGGGGCCAGCCTGGCCATCGCCCTGGGCGGCCGACTGACGGATTTTTTCCCCGCCCTGGGGCCACACCCGGCGGCCCTGGTGGCTCCGGCGGCCTTGGCCGGCGCGCTTCTGGCCCTGGCCGGAGCGCTCTGGCTGGGACGTGGACGCGGGGGCTGGCGCAAAGAAAGCGTAGTGCTGGCGGGCATTGCCGTGGCCGCCTTTCTGGGCGCGCTGGTGGCCCTGGTCAAGGCCCTTAATGAGGAATCCGTCACCAGCATCGTCTTCTGGATTATGGGTTCCCTGCAAGGTCGGGGCTGGGACAGCCTGCCCTTGCTGCTCGCCACCCTGCTGCCGGGCCTGCTGGCCGTCGGCCTGGGCTGGAGGGCGCTGGACGTGCTGGCGCTCGGCGACGAGCAGGCCGCGCAGCTGGGTCTGGCCGTGGCCCGCGCGCGCTTCTGGCTTTTGGCCGGAGCCAGCTGCATGACGGCGGGCTGCGTGGCCGTGGCCGGAGTTATCGGTTTTGTGGGCCTGGTGGTGCCGCATGTGCTGCGGCTTTTGCTGGGCGGCGGGCACGGCCCGCTGCTGGTCGGAGCCTTTCTGGGCGGCGGCGTGCTGCTGGTCTGGGCCGACGTGCTGGCCCGCTGCGTGCTGGACGGCGGGCAGGAACTGCCCGTGGGCGTGGTCACGGCCCTGCTGGGCGGGCCCTTTTTCGCCCTGCTGGTGCGGGGGCGCTGA
- a CDS encoding restriction endonuclease subunit S: protein MVGANFLENLLDGAEVEWKPLGEVTQYEQPTKYLVNSKIYHDNFKTPVLTAGKTFILGYTDEKSGIYKASERPVIIFDDFTTANKWVDFDFKAKSSAMKMITSKDDSKVLLKYVYYWLNTIPCELLDKDHKRQWIGSFSNKKIPIPCPDNPQKSLAIQSELVRILDTFAELTAKLTAELAARQKQYNYYRDRLLRFEKGEVEWKTLGEVALEFGRGKSRHRPRNDPKLYGGNIPFIQTGDIKNAPHIITKYTQTYSNFGLEQSKLWPTGTLCITIAANIAETAILGFDACFPDSVIGFIADTKQTSSSYVEYILSSFKHKLQSQSTGSAQDNINMGTFENMRLPFPSLPDQARIVAILDKFDALTNSISEGLPREIELRQKQYAYYRDMLFNFPKSKKAAG from the coding sequence ATGGTTGGTGCGAATTTTTTAGAAAATCTGCTGGATGGAGCAGAGGTGGAGTGGAAGCCGCTGGGGGAAGTTACGCAATATGAGCAACCGACTAAGTACCTAGTAAATTCAAAAATTTATCATGATAATTTTAAAACTCCAGTGCTTACCGCAGGGAAGACGTTTATTCTCGGCTACACTGATGAAAAAAGTGGCATCTATAAAGCATCTGAAAGACCAGTAATAATATTTGATGATTTTACGACTGCGAACAAATGGGTTGACTTTGACTTCAAAGCAAAATCTTCTGCCATGAAGATGATTACATCAAAGGATGACAGCAAAGTTTTGCTTAAATATGTCTACTATTGGCTCAATACAATCCCCTGCGAATTACTTGACAAAGACCACAAACGGCAATGGATAGGCAGTTTTTCCAATAAAAAAATTCCCATCCCCTGCCCAGACAACCCCCAAAAATCACTTGCGATCCAGTCTGAACTAGTTCGTATTCTGGACACCTTTGCCGAGTTGACCGCCAAGTTGACCGCCGAGCTGGCCGCCCGCCAAAAGCAGTACAACTACTACCGCGACCGGTTGCTGCGTTTTGAAAAAGGAGAAGTGGAGTGGAAGACGTTGGGGGAGGTGGCTCTTGAGTTTGGGCGTGGGAAATCAAGACATCGTCCACGAAACGATCCTAAACTATATGGTGGAAATATCCCTTTTATTCAAACAGGTGATATCAAAAATGCTCCGCATATTATTACAAAGTATACACAAACATATAGCAATTTTGGATTGGAGCAAAGCAAATTATGGCCAACAGGTACGCTTTGCATAACAATAGCCGCAAACATTGCAGAAACTGCTATTCTTGGTTTTGATGCGTGTTTTCCAGACAGCGTTATAGGATTTATTGCTGATACGAAGCAAACCAGTTCGAGTTATGTTGAATATATTTTGTCTTCTTTCAAACATAAGTTGCAATCACAAAGTACTGGCAGTGCGCAAGACAATATCAACATGGGAACCTTTGAAAATATGCGTTTGCCATTCCCATCACTCCCCGATCAAGCCCGTATCGTCGCCATTCTGGACAAATTCGACGCCCTCACCAACTCCATCAGCGAAGGGCTGCCGCGCGAAATCGAGCTGCGCCAAAAGCAGTACGCATATTATCGTGACATGCTGTTCAATTTTCCCAAGTCAAAAAAGGCAGCAGGATAA
- a CDS encoding ABC transporter substrate-binding protein, with product MLRLEHPARRIIALYGAYNELLLALGAGDRIVARTAADAALPELAALPAIGTHMRPNAELVLTQKPDLVLQMSGREEAQVFTENLRSLGLPVLTFQMDSFADMLAVTQALGRLTGLEDRAAALVRGWRARLEALRRSTAGRAPLRVFYEVRYPNLLGAGQKGITNEIIACAGGENVLHEAKKLVRCNEETLIAADPDVYLVQRGPMNPDPEPPARRPHFAGLRAVREGRVLLVDEARYARPGPRAVDAAEELAHWLHAAPRP from the coding sequence GTGCTGCGCCTGGAGCATCCGGCCCGGCGCATCATCGCCCTGTACGGGGCGTACAACGAACTGCTGCTGGCCCTGGGCGCGGGCGACCGCATTGTGGCCCGCACCGCGGCCGACGCCGCCCTGCCGGAGCTGGCGGCCCTGCCGGCCATCGGCACACACATGCGCCCCAATGCCGAACTTGTTCTGACGCAGAAGCCGGATCTGGTGCTGCAGATGTCCGGGCGGGAAGAGGCGCAGGTCTTTACGGAAAACCTCCGCAGCCTGGGCCTGCCCGTGCTTACCTTTCAGATGGATTCCTTTGCAGACATGCTTGCGGTGACGCAGGCCCTGGGCCGCCTTACGGGCCTGGAAGACCGGGCCGCCGCCCTGGTGCGCGGCTGGCGGGCGCGGCTGGAGGCCTTGCGCCGGTCCACGGCCGGGCGTGCGCCGCTGCGGGTGTTCTACGAGGTGCGCTATCCCAACCTGCTGGGCGCGGGGCAAAAGGGCATTACCAACGAAATCATCGCCTGCGCGGGAGGCGAAAACGTCCTGCACGAGGCCAAAAAACTGGTCCGCTGCAATGAAGAAACCCTCATCGCGGCAGATCCGGACGTCTATCTTGTACAGCGCGGCCCCATGAATCCGGACCCGGAACCTCCGGCTCGTCGACCGCACTTCGCGGGCCTGCGCGCCGTGCGTGAAGGCCGGGTGCTGCTGGTGGACGAAGCCCGCTACGCCAGGCCCGGCCCCCGCGCCGTGGACGCGGCGGAAGAACTGGCGCACTGGCTGCACGCCGCCCCCCGGCCCTGA
- a CDS encoding ABC transporter ATP-binding protein has protein sequence MYGPTAPARDAAGDALRRDAQDAPLLAVTDLVAGYGRRPVLQGLTFCLRAGECAALLGPNGSGKTTLLRALSGVLAPWSGEVRLADRPLASLRPRERARRVAVVPQRGPCPEDLTAREMVLLGRYAHLSPWGWYGPGDHRAADCALAATDTTGLAHRRLHELSGGELQRVLLARALAQESPLLLLDELAAGLDLARMTGLFDLLERRRAAGACVLMAVHDCNLAALYATRLLGLREGRLAFDGPVRQVFTEENLSALYQTPVTVLPHPLWGLPQALSARARGPWAAPHAAAPAAAASVDTAPAGSAADASALRSHRPGPGGGRDPHATNVPGNNTRFAKN, from the coding sequence ATGTACGGCCCCACTGCCCCCGCGCGGGACGCCGCCGGAGACGCCCTGCGCCGTGACGCCCAGGACGCCCCCCTGCTGGCCGTGACGGATCTTGTGGCGGGCTACGGCCGCCGTCCTGTGCTGCAGGGCCTGACCTTTTGCCTGCGGGCCGGAGAATGCGCGGCCCTGCTGGGTCCCAACGGCAGCGGCAAGACCACGCTGCTGCGCGCGCTTTCAGGCGTGCTGGCCCCCTGGAGCGGGGAGGTGCGTCTGGCCGACCGGCCCCTGGCAAGCCTGCGGCCCCGGGAACGGGCCCGGCGGGTGGCCGTGGTGCCGCAGCGCGGCCCTTGCCCGGAGGATCTGACGGCACGGGAAATGGTCCTCCTGGGGCGCTACGCCCATCTTTCCCCCTGGGGCTGGTATGGCCCCGGGGACCACAGGGCTGCGGACTGCGCCCTGGCCGCCACGGACACGACAGGGCTGGCCCACCGCCGGCTGCATGAGCTTTCTGGCGGCGAACTGCAAAGGGTGCTGTTGGCCAGAGCCCTGGCGCAGGAAAGCCCTCTGCTGCTGCTGGACGAGCTGGCCGCCGGTCTGGACCTGGCCCGCATGACCGGACTGTTTGACTTGCTGGAACGCCGCCGCGCCGCCGGAGCCTGCGTGCTCATGGCCGTGCACGACTGCAACCTGGCCGCCCTGTACGCCACGCGGCTGCTGGGCCTGCGGGAAGGCCGCCTAGCCTTTGACGGCCCCGTGCGGCAGGTTTTTACCGAGGAGAACCTCAGTGCGCTGTACCAAACGCCCGTTACCGTGCTGCCCCACCCCCTGTGGGGCCTGCCCCAGGCCCTGTCCGCCCGCGCACGCGGGCCGTGGGCCGCGCCCCACGCCGCCGCCCCTGCTGCGGCCGCATCTGTTGACACTGCTCCTGCCGGCAGCGCTGCTGACGCTTCTGCTCTGCGCTCCCACCGGCCCGGCCCTGGCGGCGGACGCGACCCCCACGCCACAAACGTCCCCGGCAACAACACCCGCTTCGCCAAAAACTGA
- a CDS encoding type I restriction endonuclease subunit R — MHDFKAIAESNNFIVLDTYVSDWQAVESYQTESDLERELVQDLQNQGYEYAAGFNSPEKLLANVRTQLQILNTVQFSDGEWERFVETWLDKPGDGLVDKARKVHDDYIYDFVFDDGHIQNICLFDKKNVARNSVQVINQFEQTGSHANRYDVTILVNGLPLVQVELKKRGVAIREAFNQVHRYSKESFNSEHSLFKYLQIFVISNGTDTRYFANTTRRDKNSFDFTMNWAKADNSLIKDLKDFTATFFQKNTLLSVLLRYSVFDVNNTLLVMRPYQIAATERILWKINSTCQMKQWRKPEGGGYIWHTTGSGKTLTSFKAARLATELDFIDKVFFVVDRKDLDYQTMREYQRFSPDSVNGSESTAGLKRNLDKDDNKIIVTTIQKLNKLMKCEADLPVYNKRVVFIFDECHRSQFGEAQKNLKKKFKLYMQFGFTGTPIFPQNALGAATTASVFGHELHSYVITDAIRDEKVLKFKVDYNDVRPRFKNIECEQDEKKLGAAETAQALLHPERICEITQYILNNFRQKTRRLQPGAKGFNALFAVSSVDAAKLYYNSFKVLQKDSDKPLKVVTIFSFAANGAQDAIGDIADESFDVTAMNSSAKEFLSAAIADYNALFKTSFSVESNAFQNYYRDLALRVKNQEVDLLIVVGMFLTGFDAPTLNTLFVDKNLRYHGLLQAYSRTNRIFDATKTFGNIVTFRNLEQATIDAITLFGDSNTRNVVLEKSYKEYMEGFTDALTGEARRGFVAVVRELEQHFPHPDAIEKEADKKAFVKLFGEYLRVENILQNYDEFAVLQALQYVDMNNAAAVEAFKAKYYLSDAQLHALRAVKVVPERKLQDYRSAYNDIREWQRRQQTDAAKEKSAIDWDDVVFEVDLLKSQEINLDYILELIFENNKKTKDKTALVEDVRRLIRASLGNRAKESLLVDFINQTDLDQLGDKAGVIEAFFTFARAEQQREAQELIRSENLNAEEARRYLSASLKREFASENGTELNDVLPRMSPLNPQYLKKKQGVFQKIVDFVEKFKGVGRLT; from the coding sequence ATGCACGACTTCAAGGCCATAGCCGAATCCAACAACTTCATCGTTCTCGATACGTACGTAAGCGACTGGCAGGCTGTTGAAAGCTACCAGACTGAAAGCGACCTGGAGCGGGAGCTTGTTCAGGATCTGCAAAATCAGGGCTACGAGTACGCTGCGGGCTTCAACTCGCCGGAAAAACTGCTGGCCAACGTGCGCACGCAGCTGCAAATCTTGAACACCGTGCAATTTTCGGATGGCGAGTGGGAACGCTTTGTGGAAACCTGGCTGGACAAGCCCGGCGACGGTCTTGTGGACAAAGCCCGCAAGGTTCATGACGATTACATCTATGACTTTGTTTTTGACGACGGCCACATCCAGAATATCTGCCTCTTTGACAAAAAGAACGTTGCCCGCAACTCGGTACAGGTCATCAACCAGTTTGAACAAACCGGGTCGCACGCCAACCGTTATGACGTGACCATCCTGGTCAACGGCCTGCCCCTGGTGCAGGTAGAGCTCAAAAAACGCGGCGTGGCCATCCGCGAGGCCTTCAATCAGGTGCATCGTTACAGCAAGGAGAGCTTCAACAGCGAGCATTCCCTGTTCAAATATCTGCAGATCTTTGTCATCTCCAACGGCACGGATACCCGCTACTTCGCCAATACCACCAGGCGCGACAAAAACAGCTTTGACTTTACCATGAACTGGGCAAAGGCCGACAACAGTCTGATCAAAGACCTGAAGGACTTTACCGCCACTTTTTTCCAAAAAAATACCTTGCTCAGCGTGCTGCTGCGCTATTCCGTGTTTGACGTGAACAACACCCTGCTGGTTATGCGCCCCTACCAAATCGCGGCCACAGAACGCATTTTGTGGAAAATCAACAGCACCTGCCAGATGAAGCAGTGGCGTAAACCCGAGGGGGGCGGCTATATTTGGCACACCACGGGCTCGGGCAAAACCCTGACCAGCTTCAAGGCGGCCCGCCTGGCGACCGAGCTGGACTTCATCGACAAGGTTTTTTTTGTGGTGGACCGCAAGGACCTTGATTATCAGACCATGCGGGAATACCAGCGCTTTTCGCCAGACAGCGTCAATGGTTCGGAAAGCACCGCCGGACTCAAGCGCAATTTGGATAAAGACGACAATAAAATTATCGTCACCACCATCCAAAAGCTGAACAAACTGATGAAATGCGAAGCGGACCTGCCGGTCTATAACAAGCGGGTGGTGTTCATTTTTGACGAATGCCACCGCAGTCAGTTTGGTGAAGCGCAAAAGAACCTGAAAAAGAAATTTAAACTTTATATGCAGTTTGGCTTTACGGGTACGCCGATTTTCCCGCAAAATGCTTTGGGCGCGGCAACCACCGCCAGCGTCTTTGGCCATGAGCTGCATTCTTATGTCATCACCGACGCTATTCGTGATGAAAAGGTGTTGAAGTTCAAGGTGGACTACAACGATGTGCGCCCGCGCTTCAAGAATATTGAATGCGAACAGGATGAAAAAAAACTTGGCGCGGCGGAAACCGCGCAGGCCCTGCTGCACCCCGAGCGCATTTGTGAAATTACCCAGTACATTCTGAACAATTTCCGGCAAAAGACCCGGCGGCTGCAGCCGGGCGCCAAGGGCTTTAACGCCCTGTTTGCCGTAAGCAGCGTGGACGCCGCCAAGCTGTATTATAACTCCTTCAAAGTTTTGCAAAAAGACAGCGACAAGCCGCTCAAGGTGGTCACTATCTTTTCGTTCGCAGCCAATGGAGCGCAGGACGCCATTGGTGATATTGCGGATGAAAGTTTTGACGTTACAGCCATGAACAGTAGCGCCAAAGAATTTTTGAGTGCGGCCATTGCGGACTATAACGCGCTGTTCAAAACGAGTTTCAGTGTGGAGAGCAATGCCTTCCAAAACTACTACCGCGACCTTGCCTTGCGGGTGAAGAATCAGGAAGTAGATTTGCTGATTGTTGTGGGCATGTTTCTGACCGGCTTTGACGCCCCCACGCTGAATACTTTGTTTGTCGACAAAAATCTGCGATACCACGGCCTGCTGCAAGCCTATTCGCGCACCAACCGCATTTTTGACGCCACCAAAACCTTTGGCAATATCGTCACCTTCCGCAATCTGGAGCAGGCCACCATTGACGCCATCACCCTGTTCGGCGACAGCAACACCAGAAATGTGGTGCTGGAAAAAAGCTACAAGGAATATATGGAGGGCTTTACCGATGCGCTCACTGGTGAGGCGCGACGTGGTTTTGTGGCTGTGGTGCGGGAATTGGAGCAGCACTTTCCCCACCCCGACGCCATTGAAAAAGAGGCAGACAAAAAGGCTTTTGTCAAACTGTTCGGCGAGTATCTGCGGGTTGAAAACATCCTGCAAAACTACGATGAATTTGCCGTTCTGCAGGCCCTGCAATACGTTGATATGAACAATGCGGCGGCTGTGGAGGCATTTAAAGCAAAGTACTATTTAAGTGATGCGCAGTTGCACGCCTTACGGGCCGTCAAAGTGGTGCCTGAACGTAAATTGCAGGACTATCGTTCGGCGTACAATGACATCAGAGAATGGCAGCGTCGGCAACAAACGGATGCTGCTAAAGAAAAATCGGCCATTGACTGGGATGACGTGGTCTTTGAAGTGGACTTGCTGAAATCGCAGGAAATCAATCTGGACTACATTCTTGAATTGATCTTTGAGAACAACAAAAAAACTAAGGACAAAACCGCACTGGTGGAAGACGTGCGCCGCCTGATCCGCGCCAGCCTCGGCAACCGCGCCAAGGAGAGCTTGCTGGTCGATTTTATTAATCAGACAGACCTGGACCAGCTTGGCGACAAGGCCGGCGTGATAGAGGCTTTCTTCACCTTTGCCAGGGCGGAACAGCAACGTGAGGCGCAAGAACTTATCCGTAGCGAAAATCTGAATGCGGAGGAAGCCAGGCGCTATCTCAGCGCCTCACTGAAGCGGGAATTCGCCAGTGAAAACGGTACGGAACTCAATGACGTTCTGCCACGGATGAGCCCGCTAAACCCGCAGTACCTGAAAAAAAAGCAGGGAGTTTTTCAAAAAATCGTCGATTTTGTTGAAAAGTTTAAGGGTGTTGGCAGGTTGACGTAA
- the dprA gene encoding DNA-processing protein DprA produces MAVTTHAGCSWRDMDEAARKEYWATLALRHSKGLGARSLVKLLRTFGSAYGAVEARSRWGAAGLGPAGRDFAAGAWRTEARKEWDSARNLAARILLWADPAYPSLLRQLPDAPALLYCRGDGSLLRAPAFAVVGSRRATAQGKAVAAYMARCLSACGVTIVSGMAQGIDCVAHEAALGRVGRSIGVLGTGIDVRYPACNAGVFAAMEREGLLVSEFPPGAPPLPTNFPVXNRIISGLALGVLVAEAASRSGSLVTARLALEQNREVYAVPGPALDAHCLGSQDLVRQGARPVFNAEDVLRDLADRLRPYGIGPETLPDGEREALPGLTAAGFAAADVAGGVVSDTDPGAVASGRDKPSDGAAQDKTASAGLASDTGARAVSVPGGAVDNAPAAPPPPEAAVLTPATQAERLLAHLRGHGPLQVDALGLAVGLAPAALNALLIGLEMQGKVRRLPGARYEVRA; encoded by the coding sequence ATGGCCGTGACGACGCACGCGGGCTGTTCCTGGCGGGATATGGACGAGGCCGCCCGCAAGGAATACTGGGCTACCCTGGCCCTGCGCCACAGCAAAGGGCTGGGCGCGCGGTCGCTGGTTAAACTGTTGCGGACCTTTGGCAGCGCCTACGGCGCGGTGGAGGCCCGGTCGCGCTGGGGTGCAGCGGGGCTGGGGCCCGCAGGCCGGGACTTTGCCGCCGGCGCGTGGCGGACGGAAGCCAGGAAAGAATGGGACAGCGCCCGTAACCTGGCGGCGCGCATCCTGCTCTGGGCGGATCCCGCCTATCCGTCTCTGTTGCGGCAGCTTCCGGACGCGCCCGCGCTGCTCTACTGCCGGGGCGACGGCAGCCTGCTGCGCGCGCCCGCCTTTGCCGTGGTGGGGTCGCGTCGGGCCACGGCCCAGGGCAAGGCTGTGGCGGCCTATATGGCGCGTTGCCTTTCCGCCTGCGGGGTGACCATCGTTTCGGGCATGGCGCAGGGCATTGACTGCGTGGCCCACGAGGCGGCCCTCGGTCGGGTGGGACGCAGCATAGGCGTGCTGGGCACGGGCATTGACGTGCGCTATCCTGCGTGCAATGCGGGCGTGTTTGCGGCTATGGAGCGCGAAGGGCTGCTGGTTTCGGAATTTCCGCCCGGCGCGCCGCCCCTGCCGACCAATTTCCCCGTGYGCAACCGCATTATCAGCGGGTTGGCGCTGGGTGTTCTGGTGGCGGAGGCCGCCAGTCGTTCCGGTAGCCTGGTCACGGCCCGGCTGGCCCTGGAGCAGAACCGTGAAGTCTACGCCGTGCCCGGCCCGGCGTTGGACGCCCACTGCCTGGGCAGTCAGGATCTGGTGCGGCAAGGCGCGCGGCCCGTGTTCAACGCCGAGGACGTGCTGCGCGACCTGGCGGATCGGCTGCGGCCTTACGGCATCGGGCCGGAAACTCTGCCCGACGGGGAACGGGAAGCCTTGCCGGGGCTTACGGCTGCCGGTTTTGCCGCCGCCGATGTCGCGGGTGGCGTCGTTTCGGACACGGACCCTGGCGCTGTCGCCTCCGGCCGGGACAAGCCGTCTGACGGGGCCGCGCAAGATAAAACTGCGTCTGCAGGGCTTGCGTCAGATACGGGAGCGCGGGCCGTAAGCGTGCCCGGCGGCGCTGTGGACAACGCGCCTGCTGCCCCGCCGCCCCCGGAAGCGGCGGTGCTGACGCCCGCAACGCAGGCGGAGCGGCTGCTGGCGCACTTGCGGGGGCACGGCCCCCTGCAGGTGGACGCCCTGGGCCTGGCTGTGGGCCTGGCCCCGGCAGCCTTGAACGCTCTTTTGATTGGGCTGGAAATGCAGGGCAAGGTGCGCCGACTGCCCGGCGCGCGGTATGAGGTGCGGGCATGA
- the ybgF gene encoding tol-pal system protein YbgF: MKYFSLAAVLVGLLALVGCAGKARTAAQDEQEKRLQTMDRRLTALEQSVGALNSQTARLNNRVYEVRTAGGRKTGYRVVPILPPQSAQSLSAAATPPAPQSAQAVTPQASPAVTAAPAAPSAAVPVVRSAGGAASASASAGKTPPASGPQGVRIDPAAPPRPFPAQKADTTAPQPPAGASAAASRAPVRPAAPATDALPANSGTTPGVLGLPPESLPSQPLPQASVAGNPVQGGATAVGAGAVSRAAAGAGGNPAVPVPALPRTELSLPPEPAGLGLPPLEGAAETASTAGSPRLAAHDQRAGRAPATSAVPPSPAAPSPAAAAGQAAPQGEDAAYKAALRLAMSGKSAESIARFQAFLQSYPQGRYAPNAVYWIGEGLYAQGRYAEALEQFRKVEAGWPRHHKNADALLKTGMSLSRMGDRQGAAKVYGEVLRRFPHSEAAGLVRARGLAR, translated from the coding sequence ATGAAATATTTTTCTTTGGCCGCGGTCCTGGTCGGCTTGCTTGCCTTGGTCGGCTGCGCCGGAAAGGCGCGTACAGCGGCGCAGGACGAGCAGGAAAAACGCCTCCAGACCATGGACAGGCGGCTGACAGCCCTGGAGCAGAGCGTGGGCGCGCTGAACAGTCAGACGGCCCGGCTCAACAACAGGGTGTATGAAGTCCGCACGGCGGGCGGCCGCAAAACCGGCTACCGTGTGGTGCCCATCCTGCCCCCCCAGTCGGCGCAGTCGCTGTCCGCCGCCGCAACGCCGCCAGCCCCGCAGTCTGCCCAGGCCGTGACGCCCCAGGCCTCCCCGGCGGTAACGGCCGCGCCTGCCGCGCCGTCCGCAGCGGTCCCTGTGGTCAGGTCTGCCGGGGGGGCGGCGTCCGCGTCTGCTTCAGCCGGCAAAACGCCGCCAGCCTCCGGGCCGCAAGGGGTGCGCATTGATCCTGCCGCCCCGCCCCGTCCTTTCCCCGCGCAAAAGGCGGACACGACGGCGCCGCAGCCCCCCGCGGGGGCGTCTGCCGCCGCTTCCCGCGCACCCGTCAGGCCCGCCGCACCTGCGACGGACGCGCTCCCGGCAAACTCCGGAACAACGCCGGGCGTTCTTGGTCTGCCGCCCGAAAGCCTGCCGTCACAACCTCTGCCGCAGGCGTCTGTTGCCGGCAACCCGGTCCAGGGCGGCGCGACCGCCGTCGGCGCGGGCGCTGTAAGCCGGGCGGCCGCTGGTGCGGGGGGCAACCCTGCCGTACCCGTGCCCGCTCTGCCGCGCACGGAACTTTCCTTGCCGCCGGAACCCGCCGGTCTGGGGCTGCCGCCTCTGGAAGGCGCGGCCGAAACCGCATCCACGGCGGGCAGTCCTCGGTTGGCCGCCCACGACCAGCGCGCCGGGCGGGCTCCGGCGACATCCGCCGTGCCGCCTTCGCCTGCCGCACCGTCCCCTGCCGCCGCGGCCGGACAGGCCGCGCCCCAGGGGGAAGACGCCGCCTACAAGGCCGCGCTGCGCCTGGCCATGTCCGGCAAAAGCGCCGAGAGCATTGCACGCTTTCAGGCTTTTTTGCAGTCCTACCCGCAGGGCCGTTATGCCCCCAACGCCGTCTACTGGATCGGGGAGGGGCTGTACGCCCAGGGCCGCTACGCCGAAGCCCTGGAACAGTTTCGTAAGGTGGAGGCTGGTTGGCCCCGACACCACAAAAATGCCGACGCCCTGCTCAAAACCGGCATGAGCTTGAGCCGTATGGGCGACCGTCAGGGCGCGGCCAAAGTTTACGGGGAGGTGCTGCGGCGGTTTCCGCATTCCGAGGCGGCGGGCTTGGTGCGCGCGCGGGGGCTGGCCCGCTGA